One Brassica napus cultivar Da-Ae chromosome A5, Da-Ae, whole genome shotgun sequence DNA window includes the following coding sequences:
- the LOC106452944 gene encoding arogenate dehydratase/prephenate dehydratase 2, chloroplastic → MAVHAVRSPTTQLPSGISGNLSPSNRNPNAVIRFGYGSSKRNRLVSLSASLREGDGRGKESSVRAVEVKKILEDSPLLPKPLSSNQLAETVSNGSRVRVAYQGVRGAYSESAAEKAYPNCEAVPCEEFDTAFEAVERWLVDRAVLPIENSLGGSIHRNYDLLLRHNLHIVGEVKLAVRHCLLANHGVKLEDLRRVLSHPQALAQCENTLTRLGLVREAVDDTAGAAKQIAFEDLSDAAAVASAKAAEIYGLNIVAEDIQDDTDNVTRFLMLAREPIIPGTNRLFKTSIVFSLEEGPGVLFKALAVFALRQINLTKIESRPLRKNPLRASGGLKYFDYLFYVDFEASMADEVAQNALRHLEEFATFLRVLGSYPVDTTML, encoded by the exons ATGGCCGTCCACGCCGTTCGATCACCGACGACTCAGCTCCCCAGTGGAATATCCGGAAACCTCTCACCATCCAATCGCAATCCAAACGCCGTCATCCGATTCGGTTACGGATCTTCGAAGCGCAACCGTTTGGTATCTTTATCGGCGTCGCTCCGGGAAGGAGACGGACGTGGGAAAGAGAGCTCCGTGAGAGCTGTGGAAGTGAAGAAGATCCTGGAAGACTCACCGCTGCTTCCTA AGCCGTTATCATCAAATCAGCTCGCGGAAACTGTATCCAACGGCTCCCGTGTTCGTGTAGCCTATCAG GGAGTAAGAGGTGCGTACAGTGAATCAGCAGCTGAGAAGGCTTATCCAAATTGTGAAGCTGTTCCTTGCGAAGAGTTTGACACTGCATTCGAG GCGGTTGAGCGGTGGCTTGTTGACAGAGCAGTTTTGCCTATTGAGAACTCTTTAGGTGGAAGCATTCATAGAAACTATGATCTTTTGCTGCGTCACAATTTGCATATTGTTGGTGAAGTCAAGTTAGCTGTTCGCCATTGTTTGTTGGCTAACCACGGTGTAAAGCTTGAAGATTTGAGAAGGGTGCTTAGCCATCCACAG GCTCTGGCTCAATGCGAAAACACGTTAACTAGATTGGGATTGGTCAGAGAAGCAGTAGATGACACTGCTGGTGCTGCAAAG CAAATTGCATTCGAAGATTTAAGTGATGCAGCTGCAGTTGCGAGCGCCAAAGCTGCAGAGATATATGGGTTGAACATAGTTGCTGAAGATATCCAG GATGATACTGATAATGTGACAAGGTTTCTAATGCTCGCAAGGGAACCCATTATCCCTGGAACTAACAGACTCTTTAAG ACAAGTATAGTTTTCTCGTTAGAGGAAGGGCCTGGAGTACTTTTCAAAGCACTTGCTGTGTTTGCACTTAGGCAAATTAACCTCACAAAG ATCGAAAGCCGCCCTTTAAGGAAAAACCCTCTGCGAGCATCTGGAGGGCTAAA ATACTTTGATTATCTTTTCTATGTGGACTTCGAAGCATCTATGGCTGATGAAGTTGCTCAAAATGCACTTAGGCATCTCGAG